The segment TGACCGTCTATCAAAATCGAGGGTCACCTTTAAGCCGTGATGCCGCAGATTATCTGGAGAAGAAACTCGCTGCAGCCAATATTGAGATGATTAAGAACTGGGCAAAGCAGAATCTGCAGCAGTTCACGACTCCAATCACTCAATCTCTCGTCAAGCTCGAACCTCATGAGACAAGTTCCGGGATTCTTGGACTACTGCCTCTGGCCCTCTTGCTGATGACCGTAACAGGTGGCGTTTACCCAGCGATCGACTTGACCGCAGGTGAACGGGAACGGAACACACTCGAAACACTCATGGCATTGCCGGTTCCGCGGTTCCGGTTGTTACTCGCAAAGTACGTTGCTGTTGTCACTGTAACGCTCTTAACGGGACTCATGAACCTGACCGCAATGAGTGTCACCCTCTATGCGCTGCAACTTGATAAAACTCTGCTCGGAGATAGTGGCCTGACACTCGTACTGCTCGGGACACTGTTTCTCGTTCTCTCTGCCTTTGCACTCTTCTATTCCGCAGTCTTATTGCTGCTGACCAGTTCTGCTAAGAGCTTTAAAGAGGCACAAGCCTATTTGATCCCATTGCTATTGTTATCCATCGCTCCGGGACTTGTGATTGCGATGCCGGGATGGAGGGTCTCAAATGCCACAGCAGCGATTCCGCTCGTGAACATGTTGCTCCTGGCCAAAGAAGTTCTCGAAGGGACTGCGCCCCTGCTGCCTGCTTTAGTCTCGATCATTTCAACTGTGCTCTACGCGATCGCAGCCCTGGCACTGGCAGCCCAGGTCTTCGGGAATGATGCAGTCGCTATTGGAAGTCGAGGCAACTGGCAAGACCTAGTTCAACGTCCGAAGTCAGCGAAGGCTACTCCGTCAGTTGCTGCAGCATTGATCACACTTGCTGGTCTATTCCCAGCCTACTTCGTTATTTCAGGCATCCTCTCACGCGTATCGGAGGTCGCACCGTCCGTTCGCCTGATCTATTCAGCAGCGTTAACGGCGCTCTTGTTTGTCGGACTTCCCAGCCTGATTCTTTGGCACCAGAAGATCTCGTTTCGAAGCGGGTTACAATTGAAAAAACCAAGTTGGATTTTCCTGGCTGCAGCCATGCTGCTGGGACTTTCAACTTGGCCCCTGGTTTTCGAACTCGTATTGCTGACTCAACGTCTGGGGATTCGTGGCATCGATCCGTCGCAGATCGAGAACGTCGAACAACTGCTCGCTGGCTGGGAAACGGTGCCGACATGGCTCATCATATTAACGATGGGTGTCGTCCCCGGCATCTGCGAGGAGTGCTTCTTTCGGGGATATCTGTTCAGCGGGCTACGTCATCACTTTCAAGCATTCGGGACGATTCTGATCACCGCTGTCGCATTCGGCTTGTTTCATGTTGTATTAGCAGGGGGCGCCGCACCTGAACGATTGCTGCCCAGCACACTGATGGGAATCTTACTTGGCTGGATGAGATGGCGAAGCGGAAGTCTGATTCCGTCGATCCTGCTGCACGTTGTTCACAACAGCACGCTGATGATCGTCGTGCAAGCGCGTGACTCTCTCTCTCAATGGAACATCGGACAGAGCACAACTCAGAGCCTGCCAAAGACCTGGTTGATTCTGTCCATCATCTGCTTCCTGATCGGCACAGCACTGGTTCAATTCTCACAAAGAAAACAACCTCTGGTTGAAGAGGGTTGAGGGTCGGATCAAAATAATGCAGGAGAACTGAATTCGCACGACAGACAAACGTGGCCAGCGAGCAATGCTTCACAACAACGATAGAACCGCCGAAGCCCGAACAACTGCGATTCAGGCAACACAAACACAGTTCGTCTTGACCACACTCACATTGTTATTCTCGGGTTCCGCTTTAGGTGCCTTATCATCGTCGATTTCACTGGACTTGAACGCTGGTCATGTCCCACTCTCTCTTGCGCTCACAGCTGGAATCTCTACAGCCATCACGATCATCTGTTCATTTCTTCTCGTTGTCTCCGATCACCCACACAACAAATTGAAATCGGCGATGCTTTTCATGCTGTCCTTCTTGCTTCTGAGCATTTTCGCTTCAGTTGGCTATGTGATTCTCCGACAGACAAATTGGCGGTTAAACACTTCGACGGATGACAACCGCAACAACCAAAATTAGTCATCGGCCGCACACCACCCGAAACTCAACTTGAGGTCCGATCGCATCCAATCCGGACATCCGATGCCATTTCATGACACATCTCGAAATGAGTTCGAGAGGCGTCCTTCTGAGACCGCTTTCTGACTGAATACTCAAGCGTGACCAGAAACGACGCATCGGACAGCTTTTGAAAACTCGAACGAGTTCCAACAAATCAAAGACCAACTCCGTGCAGTTTGTTGCGTGCTGCTCCTGCCGATCGACCACTTGTTTCCTAACATCGGCTCCCTTCGCACGAAGTCCGTATTGAACGAAATCTTTAACAGTCGGCTCAAGCTTTAGACCACAATTTCACTGCATCGCAATCATAACGCTAAACGCCAAGAGCGCCCCTGACCAAAGAAAGTTCCGAGATCGCTCGTCGGTACATTCCGAAACTCATCGTCTTCAAATTGGTTTTAAACAATGCGAAGTCTTCTAAGTCGCTCAACTTTGATGATACTCCCAATTGATTGGTTCGCGAAATCGCTTCCATTCAACTGGAATGCCCTCTAGACCTACACTTAATGCGATAATTCCTCCAACGATGGCACAGGTGGTGTCAATATCGCCTCCAACTCTTGCCGTCGTCCACAACGCTTCCTGAAAGTCATTCATATTGGCTGCCGCCATCCAAAGACAGAACGGCACAGTATCCTGTGCGCTGATGTCATATCCGCATCCCACTTGTGAGGCGATCGTATAAGCCCATGTATCGAGCGGGTAAGTCGCCACCCACTCCAATCTTCGACGGACTTCACTTTCGTCGAGATGGGATATCACCCAAGGAATCATTTCGGATGAGCGTTCACTCTTGTTCTGACTCGCCCATCCCGCAGCGAGTGCGACCGCGATTGCTCCAACTTGTCCTTCTGGATGAGCATGAGTCACCTCCGCCGAAAGTGCCGCTTCTTGAATCGTTCTTTCGGGATCATCAGCGTACCAGGCACCAAGAGGAGCGACTCGCATTGCCGCCCCATTTCCGAACGATCCACTCCCTCCAAACATTTCTTGGCTTAAGCTCCGCCAGTGGCCCCCCTCATCGATGTCCTCGAAAAGCTGACGTGCTCCCGCTCCATAACCGCGAGAGGGCTGCGCTCGAAAACGTGAAACAAGCTGTTCTACGAAGTAGTCTTGATCCACCGAATTCTCCGCCCGAAGAGTCTCAGTCAAAGCAATCGCCATTTCGGTATCATCAGTATAATTCCATGGTGGCGAAGGCGGACTATTTCGCTTTGCTTCTGCAGCGACATGAGGAAGAGAAAACTGCTGACCGTAAGCATCACCAATAGAAAGCCCCTCCAAAGATAAACACGCTCGCTGCAGACGATCAGAGGACATGGAACTTCCTCGTTGGTAGAAATGCTCGGAAACTCAATGTAAAAGAGGCCCGTTCAGTGTTTTCGACATGAACGGGCCTTAACAGATTCTAATTTGTTGCCTTCGAGCGGAGCAATCTGAATCGAGAACTCTTCAGTCCCTAAGAGTAATGATTTCGGTTCACACCATCAAAAGCAACCTTTCTTGAGACAGCACTTTCGGAAGCGTTTTCCAGAACCACACGGGCAGAGATCATTCCTTCCGAGTTTTTCTTCCAGCAATTTGCCGCCGTGGACAACCCGGACTCCACGCTTGACTTGTGTTTCAGACGGAAATCCTCGACGACGCTTACTCATCGTCTCGAAAAAATGGATGATCGTCGAATTGTTCATAGTTTGCATGTGACATGATGCACCTCCTCATCTGTTGATCTTGACGTTCATTCAGCAGACACTCGTCACGCGAAATGGTTCGCAC is part of the Thalassoglobus sp. JC818 genome and harbors:
- a CDS encoding ABC transporter permease subunit/CPBP intramembrane protease, which codes for MHESPFWFAVRQQLEFIQKELRETLRDRRTIITLLAMPLLLYPLLGLGFRFLAIQQSTRAEQVYRFGLSTDTEARWLMKALKSVKDLDDSEGDASEPEIEVLLPSDDETFDLKSAVIHSVVDLGVSVDFLESSESNSAIPTQASVTVYQNRGSPLSRDAADYLEKKLAAANIEMIKNWAKQNLQQFTTPITQSLVKLEPHETSSGILGLLPLALLLMTVTGGVYPAIDLTAGERERNTLETLMALPVPRFRLLLAKYVAVVTVTLLTGLMNLTAMSVTLYALQLDKTLLGDSGLTLVLLGTLFLVLSAFALFYSAVLLLLTSSAKSFKEAQAYLIPLLLLSIAPGLVIAMPGWRVSNATAAIPLVNMLLLAKEVLEGTAPLLPALVSIISTVLYAIAALALAAQVFGNDAVAIGSRGNWQDLVQRPKSAKATPSVAAALITLAGLFPAYFVISGILSRVSEVAPSVRLIYSAALTALLFVGLPSLILWHQKISFRSGLQLKKPSWIFLAAAMLLGLSTWPLVFELVLLTQRLGIRGIDPSQIENVEQLLAGWETVPTWLIILTMGVVPGICEECFFRGYLFSGLRHHFQAFGTILITAVAFGLFHVVLAGGAAPERLLPSTLMGILLGWMRWRSGSLIPSILLHVVHNSTLMIVVQARDSLSQWNIGQSTTQSLPKTWLILSIICFLIGTALVQFSQRKQPLVEEG
- a CDS encoding SEC-C metal-binding domain-containing protein; protein product: MQTMNNSTIIHFFETMSKRRRGFPSETQVKRGVRVVHGGKLLEEKLGRNDLCPCGSGKRFRKCCLKKGCF
- a CDS encoding ADP-ribosylglycohydrolase family protein → MSSDRLQRACLSLEGLSIGDAYGQQFSLPHVAAEAKRNSPPSPPWNYTDDTEMAIALTETLRAENSVDQDYFVEQLVSRFRAQPSRGYGAGARQLFEDIDEGGHWRSLSQEMFGGSGSFGNGAAMRVAPLGAWYADDPERTIQEAALSAEVTHAHPEGQVGAIAVALAAGWASQNKSERSSEMIPWVISHLDESEVRRRLEWVATYPLDTWAYTIASQVGCGYDISAQDTVPFCLWMAAANMNDFQEALWTTARVGGDIDTTCAIVGGIIALSVGLEGIPVEWKRFREPINWEYHQS